In one Chitinispirillales bacterium genomic region, the following are encoded:
- a CDS encoding IS1595 family transposase, which translates to MLSLRSFNSILELLKEFSTEQVCIEHLESMRWNGSIVSPFDPDSKVYKCKGGKYRCRNTGKYFNVKTGTLFDNTKIKLKKWFLAIWLITSHKKGISSLQLSRDINVTQKTAWFMLQRIRKCFGAENNNVLDNLVECDETYIGGKSKHQGRSTKHKTPVVGMVQRGGKVNAKVVEDASKQTLSNLITKSVKKTATLFTDSWGGYNDMSKFYDHRVIKHKEHQYVNGIVHTNTIEGFWSLLKRGLLGIYHSTSRKHLQKYVDEFVFRYNTKGIGESERFNWLIENMGIKTTYKGLIAA; encoded by the coding sequence ATGTTAAGTTTGAGGAGTTTTAATTCAATTTTAGAGTTACTTAAAGAATTTTCAACAGAGCAGGTTTGTATTGAACATTTAGAGTCAATGCGTTGGAATGGTTCGATTGTCAGCCCGTTTGACCCTGATTCCAAAGTTTACAAATGCAAGGGCGGTAAATATCGTTGTAGGAATACGGGCAAATATTTTAACGTTAAGACAGGCACTTTATTTGATAACACCAAAATTAAATTGAAAAAATGGTTTTTGGCTATTTGGTTAATTACATCTCATAAGAAAGGTATATCTTCGTTGCAACTTTCAAGGGATATAAATGTAACTCAAAAGACGGCTTGGTTTATGCTACAACGCATTAGGAAGTGTTTTGGGGCTGAAAATAATAATGTGTTAGATAATTTAGTTGAATGCGATGAAACTTATATCGGCGGTAAGAGCAAGCATCAGGGTCGAAGCACTAAACATAAAACTCCGGTTGTTGGAATGGTTCAGCGTGGAGGCAAAGTAAATGCTAAAGTGGTTGAGGATGCAAGTAAGCAGACTCTATCCAATCTAATTACTAAGAGCGTCAAGAAAACTGCAACTTTATTTACTGATAGTTGGGGTGGTTATAATGATATGTCAAAGTTTTATGACCATCGAGTTATAAAACATAAAGAACATCAATACGTCAATGGTATAGTTCATACAAATACTATTGAGGGTTTTTGGTCTTTGTTGAAGCGTGGGCTTTTGGGTATTTATCATTCCACATCTCGAAAACATTTACAAAAATATGTCGATGAATTTGTTTTTAGATATAATACAAAGGGCATTGGAGAAAGTGAAAGATTTAATTGGCTAATTGAAAATATGGGAATTAAGACAACGTATAAAGGGTTAATTGCGGCATAA